From a region of the Saccharomycodes ludwigii strain NBRC 1722 chromosome VII, whole genome shotgun sequence genome:
- the TRP1 gene encoding phosphoribosylanthranilate isomerase TRP1 (similar to Saccharomyces cerevisiae YDR007W | TRP1 | TRyPtophan), which produces MTSKNKIIKICGVKSVQDCATAISLNANNIGIICVPNKKRTCDPLTAKEISNLVHQSKDVELVGVFQKQGIEEILDISKDYGLDIIQIHDDNPQWIELVINNIKYGNVTTDDDDDTRKKYKFYKRMCFPRDCDEIIRLTEYFNTTTNNKVFENLLILFDGEQGGTGEQLNWPGIQAFLKKYYDNTNFPENKKFNFILAGGLTPDNVSQAIKTIPLITGVDVSGGVEKSNQVIGSNNTKDLIKLQNFIKNSQQAFF; this is translated from the coding sequence ATGACctcaaaaaacaaaataataaaaatttgcGGTGTTAAGTCGGTACAAGATTGTGCAACTGCAATCTCACTAAACGCAAACAACATAGGTATAATCTGTGTACCCAATAAGAAAAGAACGTGTGATCCATTAACAGCCAAAGAAATAAGTAATCTGGTCCACCAATCTAAAGATGTCGAATTAGTTGGTGTTTTCCAAAAACAAGGCATTGAAGAGATCTTAGACATCTCAAAAGATTACGGTTTGGATATAATACAAATCCATGATGATAATCCTCAATGGATTGAACTggttataaataatatcaagTACGGTAATGTTACCactgatgatgatgatgatactcggaaaaaatacaaattttataaaagaatGTGTTTTCCAAGAGATTGCGACGAAATCATCAGATTAActgaatattttaatactacaacaaataataaagttttcgagaatttacttattttatttgatggAGAACAAGGCGGCACCGGAGAACAACTAAACTGGCCTGGAATTCAagcttttttaaagaaatattacgataatactaatttccctgaaaataaaaagttcaattttattctaGCTGGAGGTCTAACACCAGATAATGTTTCACAAGCAATCAAAACAATACCCCTAATCACTGGGGTTGATGTAAGCGGTGGTGTAGAAAAGAGCAACCAAGTTAttggtagtaataatacgaaagatttaataaaattgcaaaactttattaaaaattctcAACAAGcatttttctaa
- the RPB5 gene encoding DNA-directed RNA polymerase core subunit RPB5 (similar to Saccharomyces cerevisiae YBR154C | RPB5 | RNA Polymerase B), giving the protein MDQDNERNISRLWRAYRTVKEMVRDRGYFITQEEIDLSLEDFKSKYCDSMGKPQRKMMSFQLNPTDDSLEKFPEMGSLWVEFCDESSVGVKTMKNFVIHMTEKNYQTGIFVYQNGVTPSAMRLIPTAQPAIIETFHEGALVVNITHHELVPKHIKLSQEEKQNLLKRYRLKESQLPRIQRMDPVALYLGLKRGEVVKIIRNSETSGRYASYRICL; this is encoded by the coding sequence ATGGATCAAGACAATGAAAGAAACATCAGTAGGTTATGGAGAGCCTACAGGACCGTTAAAGAAATGGTTCGCGATAGAGGTTATTTTATCACACAGGAGGAAATTGATTTAAGTTTGGAGgattttaaaagtaaatattGCGATTCCATGGGCAAACCACAACGTAAAATGATGAGTTTCCAATTGAACCCAACGGATGATTCTTTAGAAAAATTCCCAGAGATGGGTTCTTTATGGGTGGAATTTTGTGATGAAAGCAGTGTTGGTGTCAAAACCATGAAGAATTTTGTTATTCATATgactgaaaaaaattatcaaactGGGATATTTGTTTATCAAAATGGTGTCACACCAAGTGCAATGAGGTTAATACCAACTGCTCAGCCTGCTATTATAGAAACATTTCATGAGGGTGCTTTAGTAGTGAACATTACACATCACGAATTAGTTCCAAAACATATTAAATTGAGCCAAGAAGAAAAGCAAAATTTGCTAAAGAGATATAGATTGAAGGAATCCCAATTGCCAAGAATACAAAGAATGGATCCGGTTGCCTTGTATTTGGGTTTAAAGAGAGGTGAGGTTGTTAAGATTATTAGAAATAGTGAAACTTCTGGTCGTTATGCAAGTTACAGAATCTGTTTATAA
- the MHF1 gene encoding Mhf1p (similar to Saccharomyces cerevisiae YOL086W-A | MHF1 | Mph1-associated Histone-Fold protein) → MNTLTSNNHPDDIKKLVWCIVKQQIQEINTTNKNTAQYVITESFINQLYELTLYRLTSLITDLDDFRKHRNGTTIELKDLQLYFRNNKQLYSVI, encoded by the coding sequence ATGAACACCTTAACCAGCAATAATCATCCAGATGATATTAAGAAACTAGTATGGTGTATAGTTAAACAACAAATTCAAGAAATAAACactacaaataaaaataccgCCCAGTATGTAATAACAGAATCCTTTATAAATCAATTATATGAATTGACTTTGTACAGACTAACTTCTCTAATTACTGATTTAGATGATTTCAGAAAACATAGAAATGGTACCACCATAGAACTAAAAGATTTGcaattatattttagaaataataaacaattatATTCAGTTATATAA
- the SPP381 gene encoding U4/U6-U5 snRNP complex subunit SPP381 — protein MSSESENTDSTSDDEIVLHKPVFLKKKRLNIKSNEPNVTHPDNITIEEKISEAHKHMEKQKILANTNNVPKIVHLLIQLEEKEESDLKKDEHCLWLERKAKRWGIKKQQLIKEQMEIESKEENRLKNSYYYNKDDFMIGHEL, from the coding sequence ATGTCTTCAGAGAGTGAAAACACTGATAGTACTAGTGATGATGAAATTGTGTTACATAAGccagtttttttaaaaaagaaaagattaaaCATTAAAAGTAACGAGCCCAATGTTACTCATCCTGATAATATTAccattgaagaaaaaatatcagaGGCTCACAAGCATatggaaaaacaaaaaatactggccaatactaataatgttCCGAAAATAGTTCATTTATTGATCCAActggaagaaaaagaagaatcagatttaaaaaaagatgaacATTGTTTATGGCTGGAAAGAAAAGCCAAGAGATGGGGGATAAAGAAGCAGCAATTAATCAAAGAGCAAATGGAAATAGAATCTAAGGAGGAGAATAGATTGAAAAATTCCTATTATTACAATAAAGACGATTTTATGATAGGACAtgaattataa
- the DUF1 gene encoding Duf1p (similar to Saccharomyces cerevisiae YOL087C | DUF1 | DUB-associated Factor 1), protein MSTSGKSMSQQQKTSATTMNNDHKQYTFSYILSPNVELSPMHILAVTKILYFNNGTTTNNNNNILTGGRDGTIINHRSNKAMHIHSDWISDIIQVDLNDSHSPSPYLLFLTTSHDFSIGYLRVNKYDPEDWYFKIIGYHADYVKKIFVIKTNNKNQQQEHDGNVVVFGTIGLDEKLKIWKYTDCMDSAIGNESNNKKHRSHKSTDDNIMAELLCTFDNSTDSVLYSKSNILASTLSLSNNNNNFSSLYGCCYFKDFNIVVIGDSNGKLKFLRILPAGLSDNGESEVLLQLFYQHDNEKQCNVKFIHELPHRDNTNDSTKMLVVYSTGLFELWNVSNQISLIMRLEAWNWDCSIWCCTDGLGYSDTGTSVVIGDSEGKISLLNIYNNNMLSTELIYQSKYNSKDNDSIINHDHNPGILSLAVDNSNNNLWFSPSNSSDLYYFNLGSNISDTIFNGRQITPQVIRGGHALCKCSLLMNRRHVITENTKGEIQKWDIISCELLEVFPPGCKFDEVVSNCNTKEILPHWCTVSIKTGKLCIKLSPKFLSCEVYGGALSGYDFINDKSIAYQYTTTNPKKLISQHQHQQTNQPFILDKDLRYNLGKIVLNSLLYQFVEFEFFKDLKFRKELFNYQQQVQVQQRQGKKKSSNHNSMPNTPVTANSSFISSNNGTDDYFSNKPTGAIMDNNYKNTFEKNAEPLSTEKKKRLSIFTKFTSTSSTPHSTPSTPVFTEAGASIHTNTAMPTKPTSQPSLNSTASFSNNNNNNNNNNNNSSSVVNGSANKTVNSPSYLTRRLKKLSMAGSNYSTDDFSSDLENSLQTLPPQTSGGSSFLPHNDLVNFSSTDMPKNSIHSGDAATANTGTNIRKTEFISDFIKNIYDEYKKAFDNKNGTSSGSDSNNSSSGLFNSTTSSNTNGNSSGNNTSNSGSSGSNSNGSSSFNKFKLSSKKPMLLESKLSQDYSSPLIKLKSDCLLIVNKKLESGEIVYFSTTRSIPTNIENTTDTNTIATNNNDIVNAKVYYENLETHLPYWMSTTLFKDKTGKYVKAYPKLSFIIKEYNPPDTAFNTAVVKTSNKKEESKSKMHYFGFGGGSSSSNANGNNSDSSNVFSDRHDSKNHKGSKLPLISDNNSKLNAPTMIKVKKILLYIVDRFNSKTPEMKQKIPADEWLELLCKGQVLENELTLGSVKTLYWKNSGDIVLEYRRKNRRKVGKK, encoded by the coding sequence ATGAGTACCAGTGGGAAGTCCATGTCACAACAACAGAAAACTTCTGCAACAACAATGAACAACGACCATAAACAATACACATTCTCATATATTTTAAGCCCCAATGTAGAACTATCCCCGATGCATATATTAGCagttacaaaaatattatattttaacaatGGAACGActaccaacaataataacaatattttaactGGAGGTAGAGATGGTACCATTATTAATCACAGAAGTAATAAAGCAATGCATATTCATAGCGACTGGATAAGTGACATTATCCAGGTTGATCTCAACGACAGTCATAGTCCCTCCccatatttgttatttctaACAACTTCACATGATTTTAGTATTGGATATTTAAGAGTTAACAAGTATGATCCAGAAGATTGGTATTTTAAGATTATTGGCTATCATGCAGATTacgttaaaaaaatattcgtTATAAAAACCAACAATAAGAATCAACAGCAAGAGCATGATGGAAATGTGGTGGTTTTTGGGACCATTGGTCTAGAtgaaaagttaaaaatatggaAATATACAGATTGCATGGATAGTGCTATCGGTAATGaaagcaataataaaaagcacCGTTCACACAAGAGCACCGACGACAATATAATGGCCGAATTGTTATGCACCTTTGATAATAGCACTGATTCGGTTCTTTATAGCAAGAGTAATATATTGGCCAGCACTCTTTCCTTGagcaacaataacaacaattttaGTTCTTTGTATGGGTGTTGCTATTTTAAAGACTTTAATATAGTGGTTATTGGAGACAGCAATGGGAAATTGAAATTTCTAAGAATATTGCCGGCAGGGCTCAGTGACAATGGCGAGAGTGAAGTTTTATTACAACTATTTTACCAACATGATAATGAGAAACAGTGCAATGTCAAGTTTATTCACGAACTCCCTCATCGAGATAATACTAATGACTCTACAAAAATGCTGGTTGTTTACAGCACAGGGTTATTTGAGCTATGGAATGTATCCAATCAGATATCGTTAATTATGAGACTAGAAGCTTGGAATTGGGATTGCTCTATTTGGTGCTGTACGGACGGTCTTGGTTATTCTGATACCGGCACATCGGTTGTAATTGGCGATTCCGAGGGAAAGATATCTCTacttaatatttataataataacatgtTATCTACGGAACTGATATACCAGtcaaaatataatagtAAAGACAATGATTCCATAATTAACCATGATCATAATCCAGGTATACTATCTCTAGCAGTAGATAATTCCAACAATAATCTATGGTTTTCTCCTTCCAATTCTTctgatttatattatttcaaCTTGGGTAGTAATATCTCCGATACTATATTTAATGGTAGACAAATAACACCACAAGTGATAAGAGGTGGACATGCGCTTTGCAAATGTTCTTTATTAATGAATAGACGCCATGTTATAACCGAAAATACCAAGGGTGAAATACAGAAGTGGGATATAATTTCTTGTGAACTCTTGGAAGTTTTCCCACCAGGTTGCAAATTCGATGAAGTTGTTTCCAATTGCAATACCAAGGAAATTTTGCCTCATTGGTGCACTGTGTCTATTAAAACGGGGAAATTATGTATTAAACTATCACCAAAGTTTCTAAGTTGTGAAGTTTATGGGGGTGCGCTAAGTGGCTAcgattttattaatgacAAATCAATAGCTTATCAGtatacaacaacaaatccCAAGAAATTAATATCCCAACATCAGCATCAGCAAACGAATCAACCTTTTATATTGGACAAAGATTTACGCTATAATTTGGGgaaaatagttttaaaCTCTCTACTCTATCAATTTGTGgaatttgaatttttcaaagacttgaaatttagaaaagaaCTATTTAATTACCAACAGCAAGTCCAAGTGCAACAACGTCAGggtaaaaagaaaagcagTAATCATAATTCCATGCCAAATACACCTGTGACTGCTAACTCTTCATTTATATCTTCAAATAACGGCACtgatgattatttttcaaataaaccTACAGGGGCTATTATGGACAATAATTATAAGAAcacttttgaaaaaaatgctGAACCGTTATCTacagaaaagaaaaaaagactaTCTATTTTCACTAAATTTACGTCTACTTCAAGCACCCCACATTCAACGCCGAGTACACCAGTTTTTACAGAGGCTGGTGCTTCTATTCATACCAATACAGCTATGCCTACCAAGCCTACTAGTCAACCTTCTTTGAATAGTACtgcttctttttctaataataataataataataataataataataataacagtagtAGTGTCGTCAATGGAAGTGCTAACAAAACAGTTAACTCACCTTCATATTTAACCCGTAGACTAAAAAAGCTTTCAATGGCAGGCAGTAACTATTCGACAGATGATTTCTCAAGTGATTTGGAAAACTCCTTGCAGACACTCCCACCTCAAACAAGTGGGGGCTCATCCTTCCTTCCTCATAATGATTTGGTGAACTTTTCATCCACTGACATGCCTAAAAACAGCATCCATAGTGGTGATGCTGCTACGGCAAATACCGGTACCAATATTCGTAAAACTGAATTTATTAGTGATTTCATCAAGAATATTTATGATGAGTATAAGAAAGcatttgataataaaaatggaacTTCTAGTGGCAGCGATAGTAACAATTCTTCCTCTGGGCTTTTTAATTCCACCACCAGTAGTAATACTAATGGTAATAGTTCTGGGAACAATACTTCCAATAGCGGCAGCAGTGGCAGCAATAGCAACGGTTCATCTtcctttaataaatttaaattaagTTCAAAGAAACCAATGCTGCTTGAATCCAAGTTATCTCAAGATTATTCATCCccattaataaaacttaAATCTGATTGCTTGTTGattgttaataaaaaattggaaagtGGCGagattgtttatttttctacGACACGATCAATACCGACTAATATAGAGAACACTACTGATACTAATACAATTGCCACTAACAATAACGATATCGTGAATGCAAAAGTGTATTACGAAAATTTGGAGACACACTTGCCGTATTGGATGTCTACGACCCTATTCAAAGACAAGACTGGGAAATACGTCAAAGCATATCCtaaattatcatttatCATTAAAGAGTATAATCCACCGGATACGGCATTTAACACGGCTGTTGTAAAGACttctaataaaaaggaagagTCTAAATCCAAAATGCATTATTTTGGATTTGGAGGTGGAAGCAGTAGCAGCAACGCTAATGGCAACAACTCTGACAGTTCTAATGTATTTAGTGATAGACATGATTCTAAAAACCATAAGGGATCCAAATTACCTCTTATTTCGGATAACAATTCCAAGTTGAATGCTCCAACTATGATCAAAGTTAAGAAGATTCTACTTTATATAGTAGATAGATTTAATTCCAAAACCCCAGaaatgaaacaaaaaataccaGCAGACGAGTGGTTAGAATTGTTATGTAAGGGACAAGTGTTGGAAAACGAGTTAACGTTAGGTTCAGTAAAGACATTGTATTGGAAGAATTCGGGAGATATTGTTTTGGAATATAGAAGAAAGAACCGTAGAAAAGTGGgcaagaaataa
- the MYG1 gene encoding Myg1p (similar to Saccharomyces cerevisiae YER156C | putative protein of unknown function) has product MVPEKVICTHSGSFHADEALAVYMIKLLPEYSNSKLIRSRKTEDWEKADIIVDVCGVYDETQHKYDHHQRTFQEYFDKEKKTTTKLSSAGLIYKHFGKRIIQLLLSHANEDEKMLDVLYNKIYDDFIESVDANDNGVSAYPSSIEPGFKNGLLTLPGVISSMNPNWNHPDQSDAHFDKCFLEASKFIGDIFVRYVKNLGESWYPAKTIVEESINNRFTVDPERGAIIKFTQFVPWKEHLHAIEKELGIENQIKFVLFPDNSGSWRVSTVTISPGSFEFRLGLPTEWRGLRDDELSAKSAIPNCVFVHAAGFIGGNKTEEGALKMAQASFL; this is encoded by the coding sequence ATGGTTCCCGAAAAAGTTATCTGTACCCATTCAGGCTCATTCCATGCCGATGAAGCTTTGGCTGTTTACATGATCAAACTATTACCAGAATACTCCAATAGTAAACTAATTAGATCTAGAAAAACGGAAGATTGGGAAAAAGCAGATATCATTGTTGATGTTTGTGGCGTTTACGACGAAACTCAACATAAATATGATCATCATCAACGTACTTTCCAAGAATATTTcgataaggaaaaaaaaaccactACTAAACTAAGTAGTGCCGGCTTAATCTACAAACATTTTGGCAAAAGAATTATTCAACTTTTGTTGTCCCATGCCAATGAAGATGAGAAAATGCTGGATGttttgtataataaaatttatgatgattttattgaaaGTGTTGATGCAAATGACAACGGTGTCTCTGCTTATCCATCGTCCATTGAACCAGGCTTTAAAAATGGATTGTTAACTTTGCCAGGTGTTATTTCCTCGATGAATCCTAATTGGAATCACCCAGATCAAAGTGACGCCCATTTTGATAAATGCTTTTTAGAAGCTAGTAAATTTATTGgtgatatttttgttagGTATGTTAAAAACTTGGGAGAATCTTGGTATCCAGCCAAAACCATTGTTGAAGAGTCAATTAACAATAGGTTTACTGTTGATCCAGAAAGGGGTGCTATAATTAAATTCACTCAATTTGTCCCATGGAAGGAGCATTTACATGCTATTGAAAAGGAATTAGGAATAGAAAATCAAATcaaatttgttttgttcCCTGATAATTCTGGCAGCTGGAGAGTTTCTACTGTAACCATTTCACCAGGCTCCTTTGAATTCAGATTAGGTTTACCTACTGAATGGAGAGGATTGAGAGACGATGAATTGAGTGCTAAAAGCGCTATTCCAAATTGTGTCTTTGTTCATGCCGCCGGGTTTATTGGTGGTAATAAAACTGAGGAAGGTGCTTTAAAAATGGCTCAAGCAAGTTTTTTGTAG
- the RIB7 gene encoding 2,5-diamino-6-(ribosylamino)-4(3H)-pyrimidinone 5'-phosphate reductase (similar to Saccharomyces cerevisiae YBR153W | RIB7 | RIBoflavin biosynthesis) has product MFLLMTPQFDYKTPLEPYLPHSKPSISTSLPFITLTYAQSLDSKISAGKNIRTALSHEETKEMTHYLRLHHAGIMIGCQTAMCDDPGLNCKLDFDKSPRPIIIDPSGKWKFNEKGKMYQFFLKKQGKPPIVVLSSNTFYNDKKFTKQDYVEYCVVEGSPTDNNRLDWNSIFQKLYKDFHLRSIMVEGGGFVINDLLSAHAVNNLINSLIITIAPVYLGNKGVTVSPYNGRIDLKDVKWFTGTRDSVMCSRIG; this is encoded by the coding sequence ATGTTCCTTCTAATGACACCACAATTTGATTACAAGACACCATTAGAACCATACTTACCTCACTCTAAACCTTCTATTTCTACTTCCCTTCCTTTCATTACATTGACATACGCCCAAAGCTTGGATTCTAAGATAAGCGCAGGCAAAAACATCAGAACAGCATTATCTCATGAAGAAACAAAAGAGATGACTCATTATTTGAGATTGCATCATGCTGGTATAATGATAGGATGCCAAACTGCCATGTGTGATGATCCTGGATTAAATTGTAAGCTAGACTTTGATAAATCTCCAAGACCCATTATTATAGATCCGAGCGGGAAATGGAAATTCAATGAAAAAGGGAAGATGtatcagttttttttaaaaaagcaGGGGAAACCACCAATTGTAGTACTATCGAGCAATACTTTCTACAATGATAAGaaatttacaaaacaaGATTATGTTGAATACTGTGTTGTGGAAGGGAGCCCCACCGACAATAACAGGTTAGATTGGAATTCTATTTTTCAGAAATTATATAAGGATTTTCACTTACGTTCCATAATGGTTGAAGGCGGAGGGTTTGTCATTAATGATCTTCTAAGTGCTCATGCTGTTAACAATTTAATCAATAGTTTGATCATTACAATAGCTCCAGTGTATTTAGGTAATAAAGGTGTAACAGTAAGTCCATACAATGGAAGAATAGATTTAAAGGATGTTAAATGGTTCACAGGGACAAGGGATAGTGTAATGTGCTCTAGAATTGGATAA
- a CDS encoding zinc-dependent alcohol dehydrogenase (similar to Saccharomyces cerevisiae YOL086C | ADH1 | Alcohol DeHydrogenase (paralog of YBR145W | ADH5)), translating into MSFEIPKTQKGVIFYEAGGKLEYKDLPVPTPKPNEILINVKYSGVCHTDLHAYKGDWADHVPLKLPLIGGHEGAGVVVAMGASVKGWKIGDLAGIKWLNGSCMNCEYCELGNESNCKHADLSGYTHDGSFQQYATADAVQAAKIPKGTDLAEVAPILCAGVTVYKALKTAELIAGDWVAISGAAGGLGSLATQYAKAMGYRVVGIDGGEGKKELFEKCGGEYFIDYTKEKDIPAAVVKATNGGAHGVINVSVSEKAISASTEYVRANGTVVLVGMPSGAKCISDVFDQVSKSFKVAGSYVGNRADTRQALDFFARGLVRSPITIEPLSDLPEIYQKMADNKLLGRVVVDTSK; encoded by the coding sequence atGTCCTTCGAAATCCCAAAAACTCAAAAAGGTGTTATTTTCTACGAAGCCGGTGGTAAATTAGAATACAAAGACTTGCCAGTCCCAACCCCAAAGCCAAATGAAATTTTGATCAATGTCAAATACTCTGGTGTCTGTCACACTGATTTGCACGCTTACAAAGGTGACTGGGCCGACCATGTTCCATTGAAGTTGCCATTGATCGGTGGTCACGAAGGTGCTGGTGTCGTTGTTGCTATGGGTGCCTCTGTCAAGGGCTGGAAGATTGGTGATTTAGCCGGTATTAAATGGTTGAACGGTTCTTGTATGAACTGTGAATACTGTGAGTTAGGTAACGAATCTAACTGTAAACATGCTGATTTGTCTGGTTACACCCATGACGGTTCTTTCCAACAATATGCTACCGCCGATGCTGTCCAAGCCGCCAAGATCCCAAAAGGTACTGATTTGGCTGAAGTTGCTCCAATCTTGTGTGCCGGTGTTACCGTCTACAAGGCTTTGAAGACTGCTGAATTGATTGCTGGTGACTGGGTTGCTATCAGTGGTGCTGCTGGTGGTTTAGGTTCTTTGGCCACTCAATACGCCAAGGCTATGGGTTACAGAGTTGTTGGTATTGATGGTGGTGAAGGTAAGAAAGAATTGTTCGAAAAATGTGGTGGTGAATATTTCATTGACTACACCAAAGAAAAGGATATTCCAGCTGCTGTTGTGAAGGCTACCAACGGTGGTGCTCACGGTGTCATTAACGTTTCCGTTTCTGAAAAAGCTATTTCTGCTTCCACTGAATACGTTAGAGCTAACGGTACTGTTGTTTTGGTTGGTATGCCAAGTGGTGCTAAGTGTATCTCTGATGTTTTCGACCAAGTTTCCAAATCTTTCAAGGTTGCTGGTTCTTATGTCGGTAACAGAGCTGATACCAGACAAGCTTTGGACTTCTTCGCCAGAGGTTTGGTTAGATCCCCAATCACTATTGAACCATTGAGTGACTTACCAGAAATTTACCAAAAGATGGCCGACAACAAATTGTTGGGTCGTGTTGTTGTTGACACTTCCAAATAA
- the MRPS9 gene encoding mitochondrial 37S ribosomal protein uS9m (similar to Saccharomyces cerevisiae YBR146W | MRPS9 | Mitochondrial Ribosomal Protein Small subunit) — MLKNVFFKPSWTSIVKQQASNNKNTIGLARYLSNDSYSNTRIVPKLNTFYSANPQHEHNMNEINFVLEKYKNLIKYQQSNYDKTATAENKERPHWLSVDDYAILGGGTRLKPIQYEELVEKLNNLYYIDNELANDEILGVINKYIRNSSNTSTATKIPQLDPLGRSVSIGGRKSSTAKVYVVKGEGQILVNNQKQLTEYFTKLKDRKSIIYPLQVIDQVGKFNIYITCSGGGVTGQAEAAMHAISKSLLAFNPLWKSRLHKSGVLSRDYRHVERKKPGKKKARKMPTWVKR, encoded by the coding sequence ATGCTCAAGAACGTATTTTTCAAACCTTCTTGGACTAGTATTGTCAAACAACAAGCCAGCAATAATAAGAACACAATTGGCCTAGCAAGATATTTAAGTAATGATTCCTATTCCAATACCAGGATTGTTCCAAAATTAAACACTTTTTATTCAGCTAACCCGCAGCACGAACATAACATGaatgaaattaattttgtgttagaaaaatacaaaaatctAATCAAATACCAGCAGAGTAACTATGACAAAACTGCTACCGCGGAGAATAAAGAAAGACCACATTGGTTAAGTGTCGATGATTATGCTATTTTGGGTGGTGGTACCAGATTAAAGCCAATCCAGTACGAAGAATTGGTTGAAAAACTAAACAACTTGTATTACATAGACAATGAATTAGCTAACGATGAAATATTGGGTGttatcaataaatatattagaaATTCTAGCAACACAAGTACTGCTACTAAAATACCCCAACTGGATCCTTTAGGGAGAAGTGTTTCGATTGGCGGAAGAAAAAGTAGCACCGCTAAAGTATATGTTGTTAAAGGCGAGGGCCAAATATTGGTTAATAACCAAAAACAGTTGACTGAATATTTCACCAAGTTAAAGGACAGAAAGAGTATTATATATCCGTTACAAGTGATTGATCAAGTTggtaaatttaatatttacatAACTTGTTCTGGTGGCGGTGTTACTGGCCAGGCTGAAGCTGCCATGCATGCTATTTCCAAGAGTTTATTAGCTTTTAATCCGTTATGGAAATCAAGGTTACATAAGAGCGGAGTATTAAGTAGAGATTACAGACACGTTGAAAGAAAGAAGCCTGGTAAGAAGAAGGCTAGAAAAATGCCAACGTGGGTCAAAcgttaa